In the Carassius gibelio isolate Cgi1373 ecotype wild population from Czech Republic chromosome B24, carGib1.2-hapl.c, whole genome shotgun sequence genome, one interval contains:
- the LOC128013016 gene encoding nucleoporin p58/p45 isoform X1 — protein MSSFNFGTSTLGSTGTGTGGGFSFGTATSTPAAGTGGFAFGGFGTPTSTPAATSTTSTLGIGSSLFAQKPATGFTFNTPASGAAPSTTGLTLGSLTTSTAASTGFSLGFGKPAASATPFSLTATTSAATGTGLTLGSILTSTAPQTSSTGFSLNLGGTTTTSSAPASGFSFGSSLFSNPSLTGLGQSSLGGPLSLGGLVSTSVATTSAPAPSLGLGGVDFSTSSEKNTDKLSSTRPEDSKALKDENLPGPICQDVDNFQKFVKEQKQVQEEISRMSSKAILKVQEDIQTLRQLLSICASGLQRNSLSIDKLKLETSQELKNADIALCTQKTPPGLQHENTAPSDYFRTLVEQFEVQLQQYRQQIEELENHLTTQSSGSHITPQDLSLAMQKLYQTFVALAAQLQGVHENVKTLKHQYLGYRRAFLDDSTDIFESKRVTGKKWQSSPHVTTGPAPFGSVPNAAAVAMAATLTQQQQPAPGPQAPLGASFGTPFSSGIGTSMGSSSLGVFGSGPGFGGVATGGLSFGFSSSKPSGGSLSAGFGTPNTSGFNFSNPSINASAGLTFGVSNTQTPGFGTGGPLLQLKKPPAGNKRGKR, from the exons GGTTTGGCACGCCAACATCCACACCGGCCGCCACCAGTACCACCTCCACACTAGGAATTGGGTCCAGTTTATTTGCACAGAAACCAGCAACTGGATTCACCTTTAACACACCTGCCTCAG GGGCTGCTCCATCCACTACTGGCCTTACTTTAG GGAGTCTTACCACCTCGACCGCTGCCTCTACTGGATTCAGCCTGGGCTTTGGAAAGCCAGCAGCCTCTGCTACACCTTTTTCACTCACAGCCACCACCTCTGCAGCTACAGGCACAGGCCTGACTCTGGGATCCATTCTGACCTCCACAGCCCCTCAGACCAGCTCCACAGGCTTCTCCCTCAACTTAGGAGGAACTACCACCACTTCCTCTGCTCCTGCCTCTGGGTTTTCCTTTGGTTCCAGTCTCTTTTCCAACCCCTCCTTGACAG GTTTAGGACAGTCCTCTTTAGGTGGACCCCTGAGTCTGGGTGGATTAGTCTCTACCTCTGTTGCGACCACCTCTGCTCCTGCGCCCAGTCTCGGCCTGGGTGGAGTAGACTTCAGTACTTCCTCTgaaaaaaatactgacaaattATCAAGCACCAGACCGGA GGATAgtaaagccctcaaagatgaaaACCTGCCAGGTCCGATCTGTCAAGATGTTGACAACTTTCA GAAGTTTGTCAAGGAACAGAAGCAAGTCCAAGAAGAAATCAGCAGGATGTCTTCCAAAGCCATTCTCAAAGTGCAAGAGGACATCCAGACGCTCAGACAGCTCCTGTCCATTTGTGCCAGTGGGCTGCAGAGAAATTCACTCTCCATAGACAAACTGAAGTTGGAAACCTCTCAG GAATTGAAGAATGCTGATATCGCACTTTGCACCCAGAAAACCCCTCCTGGACTCCAACATGAGAACACGGCGCCTTCCGA TTATTTCCGGACTCTGGTGGAGCAATTTGAGGTGCAGTTACAGCAGTACCGTCAGCAGATTGAAGAACTGGAGAATCATCTGACCACTCAGAGCAGCGGCTCCCACATCACCCCTCAag ATTTGTCCCTGGCTATGCAGAAACTCTACCAGACGTTTGTTGCACTTGCTGCACAGTTGCAGGGAGTTCATGAGAATGTTAAG ACTCTCAAACATCAGTATCTGGGCTACAGACGAGCCTTCCTTGACGACTCCACTGACATATTCGAGTCAAAACGTGTTACTGGCAAGAAATGGCAGAGTTCTCCGCACGTCACCACAGGCCCCGCCCCCTTCGGCAGCGTTCCCAACGCAGCAGCTGTTGCAATGGCTGCCACTCTCACTCAGCAGCAGCAGCCGGCTCCAG GACCACAGGCGCCCTTGGGGGCAAGTTTTGGCACTCCCTTTTCCTCGGGTATTGGCACTAGCATGGGCTCATCCAGCCTCGGAG TATTTGGAAGCGGCCCTGGGTTTGGGGGCGTGGCAACAGGAGGTTTGTCGTTTGGGTTTTCCTCTAGCAAGCCATCTGGAGGGAGCCTGAGCGCAG GGTTTGGAACACCTAACACCTCTGGCTTCAACTTCAGTAACCCCAGCATCAATGCATCAGCTGGACTGACCTTTGGCGTTTCCAACACACAGACTCCTGGATTTGGGACAGGAGGGCCACTGCTACAGCTCAAAAAGCCACCAGCAGGAAATAAGAGGGGCAAGAGATAA
- the LOC128013016 gene encoding nucleoporin p58/p45 isoform X2 yields the protein MSSFNFGTSTLGSTGTGTGGGFSFGTATSTPAAGTGGFAFGGFGTPTSTPAATSTTSTLGIGSSLFAQKPATGFTFNTPASGSLTTSTAASTGFSLGFGKPAASATPFSLTATTSAATGTGLTLGSILTSTAPQTSSTGFSLNLGGTTTTSSAPASGFSFGSSLFSNPSLTGLGQSSLGGPLSLGGLVSTSVATTSAPAPSLGLGGVDFSTSSEKNTDKLSSTRPEDSKALKDENLPGPICQDVDNFQKFVKEQKQVQEEISRMSSKAILKVQEDIQTLRQLLSICASGLQRNSLSIDKLKLETSQELKNADIALCTQKTPPGLQHENTAPSDYFRTLVEQFEVQLQQYRQQIEELENHLTTQSSGSHITPQDLSLAMQKLYQTFVALAAQLQGVHENVKTLKHQYLGYRRAFLDDSTDIFESKRVTGKKWQSSPHVTTGPAPFGSVPNAAAVAMAATLTQQQQPAPGPQAPLGASFGTPFSSGIGTSMGSSSLGVFGSGPGFGGVATGGLSFGFSSSKPSGGSLSAGFGTPNTSGFNFSNPSINASAGLTFGVSNTQTPGFGTGGPLLQLKKPPAGNKRGKR from the exons GGTTTGGCACGCCAACATCCACACCGGCCGCCACCAGTACCACCTCCACACTAGGAATTGGGTCCAGTTTATTTGCACAGAAACCAGCAACTGGATTCACCTTTAACACACCTGCCTCAG GGAGTCTTACCACCTCGACCGCTGCCTCTACTGGATTCAGCCTGGGCTTTGGAAAGCCAGCAGCCTCTGCTACACCTTTTTCACTCACAGCCACCACCTCTGCAGCTACAGGCACAGGCCTGACTCTGGGATCCATTCTGACCTCCACAGCCCCTCAGACCAGCTCCACAGGCTTCTCCCTCAACTTAGGAGGAACTACCACCACTTCCTCTGCTCCTGCCTCTGGGTTTTCCTTTGGTTCCAGTCTCTTTTCCAACCCCTCCTTGACAG GTTTAGGACAGTCCTCTTTAGGTGGACCCCTGAGTCTGGGTGGATTAGTCTCTACCTCTGTTGCGACCACCTCTGCTCCTGCGCCCAGTCTCGGCCTGGGTGGAGTAGACTTCAGTACTTCCTCTgaaaaaaatactgacaaattATCAAGCACCAGACCGGA GGATAgtaaagccctcaaagatgaaaACCTGCCAGGTCCGATCTGTCAAGATGTTGACAACTTTCA GAAGTTTGTCAAGGAACAGAAGCAAGTCCAAGAAGAAATCAGCAGGATGTCTTCCAAAGCCATTCTCAAAGTGCAAGAGGACATCCAGACGCTCAGACAGCTCCTGTCCATTTGTGCCAGTGGGCTGCAGAGAAATTCACTCTCCATAGACAAACTGAAGTTGGAAACCTCTCAG GAATTGAAGAATGCTGATATCGCACTTTGCACCCAGAAAACCCCTCCTGGACTCCAACATGAGAACACGGCGCCTTCCGA TTATTTCCGGACTCTGGTGGAGCAATTTGAGGTGCAGTTACAGCAGTACCGTCAGCAGATTGAAGAACTGGAGAATCATCTGACCACTCAGAGCAGCGGCTCCCACATCACCCCTCAag ATTTGTCCCTGGCTATGCAGAAACTCTACCAGACGTTTGTTGCACTTGCTGCACAGTTGCAGGGAGTTCATGAGAATGTTAAG ACTCTCAAACATCAGTATCTGGGCTACAGACGAGCCTTCCTTGACGACTCCACTGACATATTCGAGTCAAAACGTGTTACTGGCAAGAAATGGCAGAGTTCTCCGCACGTCACCACAGGCCCCGCCCCCTTCGGCAGCGTTCCCAACGCAGCAGCTGTTGCAATGGCTGCCACTCTCACTCAGCAGCAGCAGCCGGCTCCAG GACCACAGGCGCCCTTGGGGGCAAGTTTTGGCACTCCCTTTTCCTCGGGTATTGGCACTAGCATGGGCTCATCCAGCCTCGGAG TATTTGGAAGCGGCCCTGGGTTTGGGGGCGTGGCAACAGGAGGTTTGTCGTTTGGGTTTTCCTCTAGCAAGCCATCTGGAGGGAGCCTGAGCGCAG GGTTTGGAACACCTAACACCTCTGGCTTCAACTTCAGTAACCCCAGCATCAATGCATCAGCTGGACTGACCTTTGGCGTTTCCAACACACAGACTCCTGGATTTGGGACAGGAGGGCCACTGCTACAGCTCAAAAAGCCACCAGCAGGAAATAAGAGGGGCAAGAGATAA
- the LOC128013016 gene encoding nucleoporin p58/p45 isoform X3 gives MSSFNFGTSTLGSTGTGTGGGFSFGTATSTPAAGTGGFAFGGFGTPTSTPAATSTTSTLGIGSSLFAQKPATGFTFNTPASGAAPSTTGLTLGSLTTSTAASTGFSLGFGKPAASATPFSLTATTSAATGTGLTLGSILTSTAPQTSSTGFSLNLGGTTTTSSAPASGFSFGSSLFSNPSLTGLGQSSLGGPLSLGGLVSTSVATTSAPAPSLGLGGVDFSTSSEKNTDKLSSTRPEDSKALKDENLPGPICQDVDNFQKFVKEQKQVQEEISRMSSKAILKVQEDIQTLRQLLSICASGLQRNSLSIDKLKLETSQELKNADIALCTQKTPPGLQHENTAPSDYFRTLVEQFEVQLQQYRQQIEELENHLTTQSSGSHITPQDLSLAMQKLYQTFVALAAQLQGVHENVKTLKHQYLGYRRAFLDDSTDIFESKRVTGKKWQSSPHVTTGPAPFGSVPNAAAVAMAATLTQQQQPAPGPQAPLGASFGTPFSSGIGTSMGSSSLGGFGTPNTSGFNFSNPSINASAGLTFGVSNTQTPGFGTGGPLLQLKKPPAGNKRGKR, from the exons GGTTTGGCACGCCAACATCCACACCGGCCGCCACCAGTACCACCTCCACACTAGGAATTGGGTCCAGTTTATTTGCACAGAAACCAGCAACTGGATTCACCTTTAACACACCTGCCTCAG GGGCTGCTCCATCCACTACTGGCCTTACTTTAG GGAGTCTTACCACCTCGACCGCTGCCTCTACTGGATTCAGCCTGGGCTTTGGAAAGCCAGCAGCCTCTGCTACACCTTTTTCACTCACAGCCACCACCTCTGCAGCTACAGGCACAGGCCTGACTCTGGGATCCATTCTGACCTCCACAGCCCCTCAGACCAGCTCCACAGGCTTCTCCCTCAACTTAGGAGGAACTACCACCACTTCCTCTGCTCCTGCCTCTGGGTTTTCCTTTGGTTCCAGTCTCTTTTCCAACCCCTCCTTGACAG GTTTAGGACAGTCCTCTTTAGGTGGACCCCTGAGTCTGGGTGGATTAGTCTCTACCTCTGTTGCGACCACCTCTGCTCCTGCGCCCAGTCTCGGCCTGGGTGGAGTAGACTTCAGTACTTCCTCTgaaaaaaatactgacaaattATCAAGCACCAGACCGGA GGATAgtaaagccctcaaagatgaaaACCTGCCAGGTCCGATCTGTCAAGATGTTGACAACTTTCA GAAGTTTGTCAAGGAACAGAAGCAAGTCCAAGAAGAAATCAGCAGGATGTCTTCCAAAGCCATTCTCAAAGTGCAAGAGGACATCCAGACGCTCAGACAGCTCCTGTCCATTTGTGCCAGTGGGCTGCAGAGAAATTCACTCTCCATAGACAAACTGAAGTTGGAAACCTCTCAG GAATTGAAGAATGCTGATATCGCACTTTGCACCCAGAAAACCCCTCCTGGACTCCAACATGAGAACACGGCGCCTTCCGA TTATTTCCGGACTCTGGTGGAGCAATTTGAGGTGCAGTTACAGCAGTACCGTCAGCAGATTGAAGAACTGGAGAATCATCTGACCACTCAGAGCAGCGGCTCCCACATCACCCCTCAag ATTTGTCCCTGGCTATGCAGAAACTCTACCAGACGTTTGTTGCACTTGCTGCACAGTTGCAGGGAGTTCATGAGAATGTTAAG ACTCTCAAACATCAGTATCTGGGCTACAGACGAGCCTTCCTTGACGACTCCACTGACATATTCGAGTCAAAACGTGTTACTGGCAAGAAATGGCAGAGTTCTCCGCACGTCACCACAGGCCCCGCCCCCTTCGGCAGCGTTCCCAACGCAGCAGCTGTTGCAATGGCTGCCACTCTCACTCAGCAGCAGCAGCCGGCTCCAG GACCACAGGCGCCCTTGGGGGCAAGTTTTGGCACTCCCTTTTCCTCGGGTATTGGCACTAGCATGGGCTCATCCAGCCTCGGAG GGTTTGGAACACCTAACACCTCTGGCTTCAACTTCAGTAACCCCAGCATCAATGCATCAGCTGGACTGACCTTTGGCGTTTCCAACACACAGACTCCTGGATTTGGGACAGGAGGGCCACTGCTACAGCTCAAAAAGCCACCAGCAGGAAATAAGAGGGGCAAGAGATAA
- the LOC128013016 gene encoding nucleoporin p58/p45 isoform X4 produces MSSFNFGTSTLGSTGTGTGGGFSFGTATSTPAAGTGGFAFGGFGTPTSTPAATSTTSTLGIGSSLFAQKPATGFTFNTPASGAAPSTTGLTLGSLTTSTAASTGFSLGFGKPAASATPFSLTATTSAATGTGLTLGSILTSTAPQTSSTGFSLNLGGTTTTSSAPASGFSFGSSLFSNPSLTGLGQSSLGGPLSLGGLVSTSVATTSAPAPSLGLGGVDFSTSSEKNTDKLSSTRPEDSKALKDENLPGPICQDVDNFQKFVKEQKQVQEEISRMSSKAILKVQEDIQTLRQLLSICASGLQRNSLSIDKLKLETSQELKNADIALCTQKTPPGLQHENTAPSDYFRTLVEQFEVQLQQYRQQIEELENHLTTQSSGSHITPQDLSLAMQKLYQTFVALAAQLQGVHENVKTLKHQYLGYRRAFLDDSTDIFESKRVTGKKWQSSPHVTTGPAPFGSVPNAAAVAMAATLTQQQQPAPGFGTPNTSGFNFSNPSINASAGLTFGVSNTQTPGFGTGGPLLQLKKPPAGNKRGKR; encoded by the exons GGTTTGGCACGCCAACATCCACACCGGCCGCCACCAGTACCACCTCCACACTAGGAATTGGGTCCAGTTTATTTGCACAGAAACCAGCAACTGGATTCACCTTTAACACACCTGCCTCAG GGGCTGCTCCATCCACTACTGGCCTTACTTTAG GGAGTCTTACCACCTCGACCGCTGCCTCTACTGGATTCAGCCTGGGCTTTGGAAAGCCAGCAGCCTCTGCTACACCTTTTTCACTCACAGCCACCACCTCTGCAGCTACAGGCACAGGCCTGACTCTGGGATCCATTCTGACCTCCACAGCCCCTCAGACCAGCTCCACAGGCTTCTCCCTCAACTTAGGAGGAACTACCACCACTTCCTCTGCTCCTGCCTCTGGGTTTTCCTTTGGTTCCAGTCTCTTTTCCAACCCCTCCTTGACAG GTTTAGGACAGTCCTCTTTAGGTGGACCCCTGAGTCTGGGTGGATTAGTCTCTACCTCTGTTGCGACCACCTCTGCTCCTGCGCCCAGTCTCGGCCTGGGTGGAGTAGACTTCAGTACTTCCTCTgaaaaaaatactgacaaattATCAAGCACCAGACCGGA GGATAgtaaagccctcaaagatgaaaACCTGCCAGGTCCGATCTGTCAAGATGTTGACAACTTTCA GAAGTTTGTCAAGGAACAGAAGCAAGTCCAAGAAGAAATCAGCAGGATGTCTTCCAAAGCCATTCTCAAAGTGCAAGAGGACATCCAGACGCTCAGACAGCTCCTGTCCATTTGTGCCAGTGGGCTGCAGAGAAATTCACTCTCCATAGACAAACTGAAGTTGGAAACCTCTCAG GAATTGAAGAATGCTGATATCGCACTTTGCACCCAGAAAACCCCTCCTGGACTCCAACATGAGAACACGGCGCCTTCCGA TTATTTCCGGACTCTGGTGGAGCAATTTGAGGTGCAGTTACAGCAGTACCGTCAGCAGATTGAAGAACTGGAGAATCATCTGACCACTCAGAGCAGCGGCTCCCACATCACCCCTCAag ATTTGTCCCTGGCTATGCAGAAACTCTACCAGACGTTTGTTGCACTTGCTGCACAGTTGCAGGGAGTTCATGAGAATGTTAAG ACTCTCAAACATCAGTATCTGGGCTACAGACGAGCCTTCCTTGACGACTCCACTGACATATTCGAGTCAAAACGTGTTACTGGCAAGAAATGGCAGAGTTCTCCGCACGTCACCACAGGCCCCGCCCCCTTCGGCAGCGTTCCCAACGCAGCAGCTGTTGCAATGGCTGCCACTCTCACTCAGCAGCAGCAGCCGGCTCCAG GGTTTGGAACACCTAACACCTCTGGCTTCAACTTCAGTAACCCCAGCATCAATGCATCAGCTGGACTGACCTTTGGCGTTTCCAACACACAGACTCCTGGATTTGGGACAGGAGGGCCACTGCTACAGCTCAAAAAGCCACCAGCAGGAAATAAGAGGGGCAAGAGATAA